The Candidatus Acidiferrales bacterium genomic interval CCTGCTCGTAGTTGCCTTCCCCCAACAAACAATTAGGTGCGTATGCATTTGCGTTTGTTGAGGGTATTGGGTTTAGCTGTTCTGACCACCGTGCTCATGGCGCCTGCCTGGGCGCAGATCGTGGCGGTGGAAGAGAGCGGGAAAGAAGTTTTCATCAACCTGACTCCAGAAGAACTAAAGGCACTCCTGCGATATGACAACTCGCGTGTCATTGCGGTCTCTCCCTTCCCCTCCCTGCGACCTGTTCCTCGATTGCGCTTCTTAGGAGCTGACGTCGAGCAACTGGTGAGCGAAACAGCCAAGAGGTATCAACTCGACCCGGCGCTGGTTCGGGCAATCATTCAGGTCGAATCCAGCGGAAACCCGTGGGCCGTGTCGCAGAAGGGGGCTATCGGGCTCATGCAGGTGATTCCGGAGACGGGCCGAAAACTTGGAGCCAACAACCTGTACGACCCGCAGGAAAACGTGGAGACGGGAGTCAAATATCTGAAATATTTGTTGGATTCGTATCGAGGAAACCTTGCGCTTTCCCTGGCAGCGTATAATGCCGGACCGAAGGCAGTAGAAAAGCATGGTGGCGTGCCCCCGTACCGAGAGACGCAGCAGTACGTGCGGAAGGTAACGGATGTTTACCTTTCGCCGTGGAATAACAGCCGATATTCAACCGCTGCAGCGGAATCAGGCCGCAGGATCTACGTGCACGCGGAGGAGTCCGGACGTACCGTCTATCGGAACGATTGATTCCTTGAGTTGAGGTGCAAGCAAGCGTGGGACTGAGGGCAACCGCGAACCAAACCAGCCTGTTTACGCGGTGCGTCGCCGGGCTACTAGCCTGCGGCATGGCCCCATTGTGCCTCGCATCGGGCCGCACAAAATCCTGGCACAAACCTACTCCGGCCAACGAACCCTATGAGAGGGCAGTGCGGCTGCGTACGGCGCTTGAGGGCAAACCGACGCGCGAGCGGAGCCTTGCCGAATACAAGCACGTCCTCTCAGCCTTTGAGCAGGTGGTGGGTCGGAGTCCGAGGAGTTGGGCGGCGCCGGAGAGCCTGCTCGCCGTGGCTGAGATATACCAAGCCATGGGCCGGGAAATCGACTCCAAGTATTTCGATTCAGCGATCAGCACCTACCGCCGCATCCTGAAGGAATATCCGGCTGTCCGCTACCACGTAGATCTTCTCTATACGATCGGACAGATTCAGAGGAGTGACCTTGGCGATCTGGAGGCGGCACGCCAAACGTTTCAAGAGTTGATCAAGAGATATCCGAGAAGTGGCCGGGCAAGGGCAGCCAAGCAGGTGGTGGCCGATATCGCCGAAGAAGAGAAGATGCTGGCTGAAACGTTCGGGCCCAAGGCGGAACCCTCGAGCAAGCTGCCGCAGGTTGTGAACGTCCGTCACTGGAATGCGCGCAACTATACCCGCGTCGTGATCGATGTGGATGACCAGGTGAAGTATCAAGACGGGCGCATCGCCAATCCCGACAGGATTTTCTTTGATCTCTACAATTCCAGGTTGGCGTCCACACTTGTGGGCAAGAGCTTCGACATCGAGGATGGCCTGCTCAGGAGAATTCGGATTGCCCATAACCAGATCGGAGTGGTCCGGGTGGTTTTGGAAGTCAACCACGCGGAAAATTATTCCGTGTTTTCTTTGCCGAACCCGTTCCGGCTGGTAGTGGACATCTATGGAAAAGGAGAAACGGCACGAGCAGCGATGGCACGGAAATCGTCGCCCAAGGCTGCCGAGCAGCCGAGCAGCACGGCAGGCTCCCGGAAAGCAACCGAGACGGCCAAGTTGCCTGAGCCGGTTAAGCCAGCCGCGCCCAACGCGGATGGAAATCGCTCGCTGACCAGGACGCTCGGTTTGAAGATTGGCCGCATCGTGATCGACCCTGGTCACGGAGGACACGACACGGGCACGGTCGGGCCCACCGGTTTGATGGAAAAAGATCTAGTGTTGGATGTTAGCCGGCGACTGGGCAAGCTTCTCGAAAAGAAATCGGCAGTCGAGGTTGTCCTGACGCGGGAAGAGGATACGTTTGTGCCGCTCGAAAATCGCACTGCCGTTGCCAATCAAAGCCAGGCTGACCTATTTGTGTCGCTCCACGCCAATTCCAGCCCCGATCAGGACGCCCGAGGAGTGGAGACGTACTACTTGAACTTCACCGATTCCAAGGATGCGCTCGAGGTCGCGGCGCGAGAGAATGCCGTATCACAAAAGTCCATCTATGAGCTTCAGGACCTGGTGAAGAGGATTGCAGTGAACGAGAAACGGGAGGAGTCCAAGGAACTGGCGAAAGACCTCCAGACTGCGACGTTTAGCAACCTGGCCAAATCGAATCGCCGTCTGCGAAATCGGGGTGTCAAGCAGGCGCCGTTTGTGGTCCTGATCGGCGCGAATATGCCCTCCGTGCTGAGCGAGATTTCCTTTCTCAGCAATCCCCATGACGAGAAGCTCCTCAAAGAGCCGAGCTACCGGCAAAAGGTGGCGGCGGCCCTCTATGCCGGACTCGCCAAATACCTAGGCAGCCTCAACAGTCAAAACGGAAACCGTCAGTTTCCGGCGGTGGCCCGGTCGTCCACCCAATAGTTGCCGAAAAGCCCTTCTCGGAGGCGACTTACGGCCAACCAATATCCGCTTGGCTCGTTCGGAGTTAAAGAGACCTGGAACCATAAGCGGGTCTCCAACCGCCGAGGGCTGGGCAAGACGGCCAGAAGAGACTAAAATCAGAGTACGCTGGAGGATTCTGTCCCTTGAGTTCAAAGGCATTGTTGCTAAAGACCGTGCTTGTCCTGCTGGTGTTGTCGGGGGTCAAAACGGCCCGGGCGACGGATGTCTTGCCGACGCAATTCGGGGCGTGGTCCGCGCGCGATTCAAAGAGATTCCCGACGGGAACCACCGTTACGCGGGAAAGGACAATCCTTGCTGAATACGGCGCGACGGGGACCGAACAGAAGACCTACGGCAGGGCAGGACAGACACTCGCGGTTACCCTTACGCACTTCAAGGATCCCTCAGGGGCATTCGGGGCTTTCACGTACTTTCGCGGGCCGCGAGCAGCACCGGCGGGGATCGGAGACCACTCTGCCGCCGAGGGCGGTCGCATCCTTTTCCTTGTCGGAAACCTCCTGATCGAAGTCCGAGGATTGCCGGCAGAGGTTCGCGAACTGCCTCCCCTGGCGGAGTCGCTCAGAAGGTTGGCTGACCGGAGACCCTTCCCCCAACTCCATAACCGCTTGCCCGAAAAGGGACTGGAAAGTGGTTCGGAATGCTACCTGCTCGGGCCAATGGCGCTCGGCCGCTTTGTATCGCTCGGGGCCGGCGATTGGATTGGGTTTGAAATGGGAGCCGAAGCCGAGGTGGCCGAATATCGCAGAGCCAGCGACCACGCTACGCTTCTAATAATCGAGTATCCGACGCCGCAGATCGCCCACAACAAGCTGGCAGAAATTTCACGCTGGTTCCGAGTGAATCCAAAGGAGGGGGTAGGTAAGGGCGTTCTGCTCTATGCGAAGCGCAACGGTTCCCTTCTCGGCCTGGTCACGGAATCAAGTTCTGCCGCGTACGCCCAAGAGTTGCTCGACGCTATCCGGTACGAAGTCAAGGTAACCTGGAGCGAGCGCAAGACCAAGCTCCAAGAGCCGTCGATCACCGAACTGATCTATTCCATCTTCGTCTTGACTGGGATTATTCTGCTGATGACGCTGGGGGTGGGCCTAGGATTTGGAGGTTTCCGTCTCGTGGTGAAGCATTTCTTCCCACGGCGGCTTTTTGACCGACCGGAGCACATGGAAATCATCCAGTTGGGACTGTCCAGGAAGACAGAAAGCCTTTATGATGAGTAGGATAGCGTGGTCTGGTGGGCAGGACAGTTTGGGGCCGAATGGAGACGGCGGGAGGGCGAAAGCCGGGACATGTCTGTAAGTTGTAGAAAACCGGGTAATTAAAACTGTGAAAATTGGGAGTTTCAGCTTGACTTAGTCAAAGCGGCTCGCCTAGACTTTTAGGTGAGGAAGGGTTCTGGCGGTTTCGCGCATTGCCACCAGAGCTACTCTCCCCTCAGCTCACCAATTCACGTTGGTGAGCTTTTACTTTTTGGCCCCAGAATGCGTCTGTTGCCCCGCGTTGACACTTTCTCAGGGCGGATGCTATAAATCCTTCAAGCGGGCCGAGGTAGCTCAATGGCAGAGCAGCGGTTTCGTAAACCGCAGGTTGTCGGTTCGAGCCCGACCCTCGGCTCCAGCTTTCCCTAGAAATCACCTGCCGGTTCTTTTTTGACTCTCACCGGGATCGGACTGAACCTCCCACGGGTCCAGGACATTCGAAGGCCTACGCTTAGACCCCCGAGGCCGGAATCCCCACTCTCCCACGACCCTCAGATGCCAACTGCCGGATCCCAGAGGAGGATGCGAAGATCGGGCACCGCAGAAGGGCTGGAGGTCACCAAGCTAAAACGACTAGCGAGGGAAGAAGAAGGCGATCCAAGCAACCAGGATGGCAATGGCAATGAAAGCCACGAAGGACCAGAACGCATAACGGATGCGATCCGATCCCTTGGATTTTGTTAGCAAGGCAAAGGCCACGGAAATAAACAGGGCGAAGAGAACCATCGCCTGAAGGTGGGTGACGTAGGCAAGCCAGGTATCCGCGAGGGCCATCAAATTCTAAGCCTTTCTCTTGCGTGCGATATCAAAGGCATCCAGCACGCAAAGCAGGTTCAAGAGGCCGGCGCCGGCGATGAACCGAGTGCCGTAGTCGCCGGTGGCACGAGAAATGTCACCTGCTCCATAACCGAGAAAGCCAGCGCC includes:
- a CDS encoding lytic transglycosylase domain-containing protein; translation: MGLAVLTTVLMAPAWAQIVAVEESGKEVFINLTPEELKALLRYDNSRVIAVSPFPSLRPVPRLRFLGADVEQLVSETAKRYQLDPALVRAIIQVESSGNPWAVSQKGAIGLMQVIPETGRKLGANNLYDPQENVETGVKYLKYLLDSYRGNLALSLAAYNAGPKAVEKHGGVPPYRETQQYVRKVTDVYLSPWNNSRYSTAAAESGRRIYVHAEESGRTVYRND
- a CDS encoding N-acetylmuramoyl-L-alanine amidase encodes the protein MRLRTALEGKPTRERSLAEYKHVLSAFEQVVGRSPRSWAAPESLLAVAEIYQAMGREIDSKYFDSAISTYRRILKEYPAVRYHVDLLYTIGQIQRSDLGDLEAARQTFQELIKRYPRSGRARAAKQVVADIAEEEKMLAETFGPKAEPSSKLPQVVNVRHWNARNYTRVVIDVDDQVKYQDGRIANPDRIFFDLYNSRLASTLVGKSFDIEDGLLRRIRIAHNQIGVVRVVLEVNHAENYSVFSLPNPFRLVVDIYGKGETARAAMARKSSPKAAEQPSSTAGSRKATETAKLPEPVKPAAPNADGNRSLTRTLGLKIGRIVIDPGHGGHDTGTVGPTGLMEKDLVLDVSRRLGKLLEKKSAVEVVLTREEDTFVPLENRTAVANQSQADLFVSLHANSSPDQDARGVETYYLNFTDSKDALEVAARENAVSQKSIYELQDLVKRIAVNEKREESKELAKDLQTATFSNLAKSNRRLRNRGVKQAPFVVLIGANMPSVLSEISFLSNPHDEKLLKEPSYRQKVAAALYAGLAKYLGSLNSQNGNRQFPAVARSSTQ
- a CDS encoding DUF6599 family protein, with translation MSSKALLLKTVLVLLVLSGVKTARATDVLPTQFGAWSARDSKRFPTGTTVTRERTILAEYGATGTEQKTYGRAGQTLAVTLTHFKDPSGAFGAFTYFRGPRAAPAGIGDHSAAEGGRILFLVGNLLIEVRGLPAEVRELPPLAESLRRLADRRPFPQLHNRLPEKGLESGSECYLLGPMALGRFVSLGAGDWIGFEMGAEAEVAEYRRASDHATLLIIEYPTPQIAHNKLAEISRWFRVNPKEGVGKGVLLYAKRNGSLLGLVTESSSAAYAQELLDAIRYEVKVTWSERKTKLQEPSITELIYSIFVLTGIILLMTLGVGLGFGGFRLVVKHFFPRRLFDRPEHMEIIQLGLSRKTESLYDE